Genomic segment of Rhodothermales bacterium:
ATCGGCCTCGTCGCGCCCGCGCCAGTACATCCGCTCGGGTGCGTCCTGAGCGCGCAACCAGTCCAGTGGATCCACGGCCGGCACCACCACGCGTACCTGGCGGATGGCCGGTTGCCGGCGCCGATCCTGGCGATAGAGGCGGCATTCGGCCTCGATGGCGTCCACCAAACGCCCGGACCACCGGTCGCTTCCGATGATCACGTCGGCCATCCCCCTATCGTCTTGTCTGATCGTGGTATTCATGGCACTCCTCGGGCTGCCGGCCCGGTTGGCATGTGGTGACGGTGTCGCGCCCTTATTCACTGTTCGCGATCCCTGCCTCTTCCAGGTGGTCGAGGCTGTCCAGGAAGCGCGCCTCGAACCGCCCATCGACAAACACCAGGTGATTCACGGCCGTATTCCTGTGATCCAATTTCTCCATGTGCGCCAGCCCGTATTCGGGCAGTAGCGACGCCAGGATGATGCGCAAAAAGCGGCCGTGGGTGACAACAAGCACGCGTTGGCCGGCGTGGGTGGTAACGATCTGGTGGATCGCCGAGAGGCCCCGCCGCTGCACGTCGTACACGGATTCGCCGCGCTCGACGGCGTATTCGTATTCGCCATTGGCCCAGCGGCGGCGCATCTCGCCAAAGGCGACTTTAAGCTCTGGAGAGCGAGACTGGCCTTCGTGGATGCCCCACGACATCTCTTCGAGATCGGCCAGTTGGTGGATCTCCATTTGTCCGATGGCGGCGGCCACGATACGGGCGGTCTCGCCGGCACGCTGCAGCGTGCTGGAAAAGACCACATCGAGCCCGAGCCCCGCCGCACGCCGCGCCAGGGCGGCCGCTTGCAACCGGCCCAGGTCATTTAACGGCACATCCACGCCGCGCCCCTGGACGATGCGCTGGCGGTTGAAGTCGGTCTCTCCGTGGCGCACAAGGAACAGGTGCGTCTCACCCGGAAGGAGCGGAAAATGGATGCTCATCGGCGTCCCAAAAGATGTTCGATGCGCTTCTCGATCCGGTCCAGCTCGGGCAACGACACCCGATGCTTCAACGCGGCGCGCAGGATAGTGGAGCGAAGCACCTGGTCCGCCACCGGGAGGGGATACAATGAACGGGTTATCGCCTGCACGATCGGCTTCGCCATTTTTTCCAGCATCCGCCACCGTAACGCCACAAAAAAGGCGATACCCAGCACCAGCTTGACGTAGGCGCCGGCGATCCCAAACGCACTCAACGCGACGATATACACCAGCATCTGCGCCGGCACTGCCTGGAGGATGCGTAGGACCGGGTCGAACCAGATTGAAAGAAGGATCGGCCGAAAACACTGGACCAACAGAAACACAAGGAGCGTCAGCAGCGTCGCCGGGAGGGCCGGCAACGTCAACAGGAACCCCGCCGCCGCCCAGATCCCGATGGTCTGGCCAGCCAGCATCCACCGGCCGGCGCGGGCCATCAATTCGGTCAGGCTCACGTGCGCCAGGAGGGGTCCGGCGTATGCCTGCAACTCGACCTCGGTCACACGAAACCACAACCCGTCCGCCGTGAAGATCCCCTCCGGCGTGTCGACGAAAGCAGTCTGTGCGTCGAAGCGTGTGTGTCTCATGATGACGTGGCGGATCGCGCTTTTACCCTCCGGGACGGACCTGAGAGCATGGTGCAGTGCCGTAACGAGAGAGGTCTGTCAATAGTTTCAATAATTATTGAAACCATCGACGCCGACGCCGGCTGAGGGGAAAGAGGCACCAAACGAGACACCACGGCAGCATTCAAGGCTCCGGCGCGCGTTCGTCCTCGACGAGCGCCGGCGCGATCCGTACGCGGATCCGGGGCGTCGTAATCCCGACGGCCTGGAGGACGGGCGCAAGCAGCGCCTGGAGGGCGGCCTCGGTGTTGAGGAGGGGCTGAGTGGACCGGTCCAGGTGGGCGTTGGCTTCCCGGCGCAGCGCGTCCTGTGCGGCAACGATGGCCTGGCGTTCGACCGTCCGGCCGCTGCGTGCGCTCATCCGCGCCCAGCCCACTTCGGTATGCACCATCATATCATCCAGATGGGGCTCCACGGCGTGCACGGTCACGCCAGCGATGGTGATCACCACAACGCTGTCCGGCGTCCACTCGACGGCATCGACCGACAGGCCCGCGAGGTCGATCCCATACGTCGCGACGCCGGGGAGGCGCACCATGGACAGGGTGGTACCGAGCGAAATGGATTTGTCGAAATACTCGGGCAGCAGGTATTTGGTATTGGCCTCGGTGATGTCCGCCGTGATGTCCAGCCGGCCGGTGATTAGAAACGCCGCCGGCGACTCGCGCTGCAGGGTCGTAATCACGGCGTTTTGTACTTCCGACTCCGTAAATCGCGGCCACAGGGTCGCTTCCCCGCGCATGAACCATACAGCCGCCGCGGCCCCGATCACCAG
This window contains:
- a CDS encoding histidine phosphatase family protein, whose protein sequence is MSIHFPLLPGETHLFLVRHGETDFNRQRIVQGRGVDVPLNDLGRLQAAALARRAAGLGLDVVFSSTLQRAGETARIVAAAIGQMEIHQLADLEEMSWGIHEGQSRSPELKVAFGEMRRRWANGEYEYAVERGESVYDVQRRGLSAIHQIVTTHAGQRVLVVTHGRFLRIILASLLPEYGLAHMEKLDHRNTAVNHLVFVDGRFEARFLDSLDHLEEAGIANSE
- a CDS encoding DUF4230 domain-containing protein, encoding MPFLTRLTFRLVTAATLLVIGAAAAVWFMRGEATLWPRFTESEVQNAVITTLQRESPAAFLITGRLDITADITEANTKYLLPEYFDKSISLGTTLSMVRLPGVATYGIDLAGLSVDAVEWTPDSVVVITIAGVTVHAVEPHLDDMMVHTEVGWARMSARSGRTVERQAIVAAQDALRREANAHLDRSTQPLLNTEAALQALLAPVLQAVGITTPRIRVRIAPALVEDERAPEP